In the Phycisphaerales bacterium genome, one interval contains:
- the rplW gene encoding 50S ribosomal protein L23, whose protein sequence is MEATTIIRKPLVTEKSTYATSEFNRYVFEVDMRAKKPAIKRAIEELYGVRVMSVATQVRKGELRRNKTGFWKAGNKKRATVKIHPEDRIELF, encoded by the coding sequence ATGGAAGCCACGACCATCATTCGAAAACCTCTGGTGACCGAAAAGTCGACCTATGCGACAAGCGAATTTAATCGCTATGTGTTTGAGGTAGATATGAGGGCCAAGAAGCCAGCAATTAAGCGGGCTATTGAAGAGCTCTACGGCGTTCGTGTGATGTCAGTGGCAACACAAGTTCGCAAGGGTGAGTTACGACGTAATAAAACTGGATTTTGGAAGGCTGGCAATAAGAAGCGTGCCACCGTCAAGATTCACCCAGAAGACAGGATTGAATTGTTCTAG
- the rplD gene encoding 50S ribosomal protein L4, with amino-acid sequence MIELPVLDSEGKETGSLSIDEARLGNEVRPALLKQAYVMFHANRRQGSARTKSRGMVEGSTRKLYRQKGTGNARVGSARTVIRRGGGVAFAKTKEKKAYRKRMPRKMRQLANRNALLAKLVDQEVKCISSLEMEKPHTSNLKAILEAAGVDRTCLVALSTENQNAALSARNLPNVTTIRIEQLNAFELLNHRYLVVAKETLEGFVNSDPKQRAVTKSDDREAA; translated from the coding sequence ATGATTGAACTTCCCGTATTAGATAGTGAGGGTAAGGAGACAGGCTCCTTGTCCATCGACGAGGCGCGTCTCGGAAACGAGGTGCGCCCCGCTCTGCTTAAGCAGGCCTATGTGATGTTCCATGCCAACCGGCGGCAGGGCTCAGCTCGCACCAAAAGCCGCGGTATGGTCGAAGGCTCCACACGAAAGCTTTATCGACAGAAGGGCACTGGTAACGCCCGGGTTGGTAGTGCTCGCACGGTGATTCGTCGAGGTGGCGGAGTGGCTTTCGCAAAGACCAAGGAAAAGAAGGCCTATCGAAAGCGTATGCCTCGAAAAATGCGACAACTCGCCAATCGAAATGCATTGCTTGCGAAGTTAGTTGACCAGGAGGTCAAATGCATTTCATCGCTTGAGATGGAAAAGCCACACACGAGCAATCTGAAAGCAATTCTGGAAGCCGCTGGTGTTGATCGAACTTGCTTAGTTGCCTTGAGTACAGAAAATCAAAATGCTGCACTGTCTGCACGTAATCTTCCCAATGTGACAACCATTCGAATTGAGCAGCTCAACGCATTTGAGTTGCTCAATCATCGATATTTAGTTGTTGCTAAAGAGACGCTGGAAGGCTTCGTCAACAGTGATCCTAAGCAGCGAGCAGTCACCAAGAGTGATGATCGGGAGGCCGCATAA